The Thermothielavioides terrestris NRRL 8126 chromosome 2, complete sequence genome includes a region encoding these proteins:
- a CDS encoding annexin-like protein (Contains conserved domains (4) Annexin[pfam00191]. 1| annexin [Grosmannia clavigera kw1407]. Contains conserved domains (4) Annexin[pfam00191]) has translation MAVSKRVARNKLESRLVTHAEPPPQQGGYYQQPPPAQPYGAPPPAQGQYYQQPPQGYGQQPPPPPQPYGVPAQQPYGTPSPQPYGAPPPQPYGAPAPQPYGAPAPQPYGAPPPQQGAYGAPPPAQPPYGAQPGYGAPPPQQPYGQQSYGQPPPQQYPPYGQQFPPTPPSLGYGPPQIIAYNGDADAQALRSAMKGFGTDEKALIRILATKDPLQVATIRDAYTRLHRRDLVADLKSETTGWLEAGLVSLARGPLLSDIHLLREAMSGAGTKETALNDVLLGRSNADLNAIKSEYHRVFRRRVEDDVRSDLSMKTERHFMIVLSAQRAEDSAPVVKADIDRDVNDLYNATEGKVGTDEVKVCSILSTRNDNQIRAIAYEYQQKFARSLEDVIRREFSGHMEDALLFQLRNAVDKYMHQATLLEDAMSGAGTKDYLLVSRVVRFHWDRNNMANVRAAYEKRYRRNLASRIRGETSGDYERLMLACIGEPV, from the exons ATGGCCGTAAGTAAACGTGTTGCTCGGAACAAACTGGAATCGCGATTGGTGACCCATGCAGAACCCCCTCCGCAGCAAGGGGGCTATTACCAACAGCCGCCTCCTGCCCAGCCGTAcggagcgccgccgcctgcacaGGGCCAATACTATCAACAGCCTCCTCAAGGCTACGgacagcagccgccgcctccgccccaGCCTTACGGTGTCCCAGCCCAGCAGCCTTACGGTACTCCGTCTCCCCAGCCGTATggagcgccgcctcctcaACCCTACGGCGCTCCGGCCCCGCAGCCTtacggcgcgccggcgccccagCCGTACGGAGCCCCTCCGCCCCAGCAAGGAGCCTACGGGGCCCCCCCGCCTGCCCAACCGCCGTACGGCGCTCAGCCTGGATACGGCGCACCCCCGCCTCAGCAGCCTTACGGGCAGCAATCCTACGGTCAGCCCCCGCCGCAGCAATACCCACCTTACGGGCAGCAGTTCCCCCCGACGCCCCCGTCTTTGGGGTACGGACCTCCCCAGATCATTGCGTATAACGGCGACGCGGACGCACAAGCCCTCAGGTCGGCCATGAAGGGGTTCGGCACCGACGAGAAGGCCCTGATACGCATCCTGGCCACCAAGGACCCCTTGCAGGTCGCGACGATTCGAGATGCTTACACGCGGCTCCACCGGCGCGACCTCGTCGCGGACCTCAAGAGCGAAACAACCGGCTGGCTCGAGGCTGGGCTGGTCTCGCTCGCCCGCGGGCCCCTTCTGAGCGACATCCACCTGCTCCGCGAGGCCATGTCCGGCGCTGGAACCAAGGAGACGGCGCTGAACGACGTGCTGCTTGGGCGTTCCAACGCCGACTTGAACGCCATCAAGTCCGAGTACCACCGCGTCTTCCGTCGGCGGGTTGAGGACGACGTGCGCAGCGACCTCAGCATGAAGACGGAACGGCACTTCATGATCGTCCTCAGCGCGCAGCGTGCCGAGGACTCGGCTCCCGTCGTGAAGGCCGACATCGACCGCGACGTCAACGACCTGTACAACGCGACCGAGGGCAAGGTCGGCACGGACGAGGTGAAGGTGTGCAGCATCCTTAGCACGAGGAACGACAACCAGATCCGCGCCATCGCGTACGAATATCAGCAGAAGTTCGCGCGGAGCCTGGAGGACGTCATTCGCAGG GAATTCTCCGGCCACATGGAAGACGCGCTCCTCTTCCAGCTCCGCAACGCCGTCGACAAGTATATGCACCAGGCCACGCTCCTTGAGGATGCCATGAGTGGCGCAGGCACCAAGGACTACCTTCTCGTCAGCCGCGTGGTCCGCTTCC ATTGGGACCGCAACAACATGGCCAACGTCCGCGCGGCATACGAGAAGCGGTACCGCCGCAATCTGGCGAGCAGGATCAGGGGGGAAACGAGCGGAGACTACGAGCGGTTGATGCTCGCTTGCATCGGGGAGCCCGTCTAG